Proteins from a single region of Streptomyces sp. Tu 3180:
- a CDS encoding excinuclease ABC subunit UvrA, which translates to MNQSNESSAFITLTGARENNLKDVTLRIPKGRLTVFTGVSGSGKSSVVLDTIAVESQRQLNETYTWFVRNRLPKYERPHVDALEDLTPAIVVDQRPVGGHSRSTVGTMTDVYAVIRVLFSRHGTPSAGPATAYSFNDPSGMCPECDGLGRTVRPDWDRILDADRSLAEGAVRFPPFAAGTWQGQAYTNSDELDPHKRVREFTAAERDFLMRGRPGSKVTVNGTGGTWTTEYEGLADRFERLYLKRDLAAMSQKTRDMVREFLAEGVCPACRGARLNEAALATRVSGLSIADCTRMQVTDLVTVLRGIDDPLARPIAGAAVAALERIEAIGLGYLSLDRETSTLSGGEGQRLKTVRHLGSSLTGMTYVFDEPSVGLHPRDVHRLGELLLRLRDKGNTVLVVEHDPDVIALADHVVDMGPGAGAGGGRVVFEGTPGELAASGTLTGRCLGRRTAVKDVVREATGELWVKGADRHNLRDVTVRFPAGVLTAVTGVAGSGKSTLVAEFTAAHPDAVVVDQSSVGISARSTPATYLGIMDTVRRIFARETGRDPGLFSFNSAGACATCGGRGIIHTDLAFMDPVTTTCHDCEGRRFKEEVLRLTAGGRSIADVLGMTAGEALDFFDDPGVRRRLRALRDVGLTYLTLGQPLSTLSGGERQRIKLATRLHRTGVVYVLDEPTTGLHMADVDGLVALLDRLVDAGNTVVVVEHALDVIARADWVIDLGPDGGRDGGRVIFEGTPEQLLAARESFTGEHLRRAVRGR; encoded by the coding sequence ATGAACCAGTCGAACGAGTCCAGCGCGTTCATCACCCTCACCGGGGCCAGGGAGAACAACCTCAAGGACGTCACGCTCCGCATCCCGAAGGGCCGGCTGACCGTGTTCACCGGCGTCTCGGGATCGGGGAAGTCGTCGGTCGTCCTCGACACGATCGCGGTCGAGTCGCAGCGGCAGCTGAACGAGACGTACACCTGGTTCGTCCGCAACCGGCTGCCCAAGTACGAACGGCCGCACGTGGACGCCCTGGAGGACCTCACCCCCGCGATCGTCGTCGACCAGCGGCCCGTCGGCGGTCACTCCCGCTCGACGGTCGGCACGATGACGGACGTGTACGCGGTGATCCGGGTGCTGTTCTCCCGCCACGGCACGCCGAGCGCCGGGCCGGCGACGGCGTACTCGTTCAACGACCCGTCGGGCATGTGCCCCGAGTGCGACGGCCTGGGCCGGACCGTGCGGCCGGACTGGGACCGCATCCTCGACGCGGACCGCTCCCTCGCCGAGGGGGCGGTCCGCTTCCCGCCGTTCGCCGCGGGGACGTGGCAGGGGCAGGCGTACACGAACAGCGACGAGCTCGATCCGCACAAGCGGGTGCGCGAGTTCACCGCGGCCGAGCGGGACTTCCTGATGCGCGGGCGCCCCGGCAGCAAGGTCACCGTGAACGGCACGGGCGGCACCTGGACCACCGAGTACGAGGGGCTCGCCGACCGGTTCGAACGGCTGTACCTGAAGCGGGACCTGGCGGCGATGAGCCAGAAGACCCGCGACATGGTGCGGGAGTTCCTGGCCGAGGGCGTCTGCCCTGCCTGCCGGGGCGCCCGGCTGAACGAGGCGGCGCTGGCGACGCGCGTGAGCGGGCTGTCCATCGCCGACTGCACCCGGATGCAGGTCACCGACCTCGTCACCGTGCTGCGGGGGATCGACGACCCCCTCGCCCGGCCGATCGCCGGGGCCGCCGTGGCCGCGCTGGAGCGGATCGAGGCGATCGGCCTCGGCTACCTCAGCCTCGACCGGGAGACGTCCACCCTCTCCGGCGGCGAGGGCCAGCGGCTGAAGACGGTGCGGCACCTGGGATCCAGCCTGACCGGGATGACGTACGTCTTCGACGAGCCCAGCGTCGGACTGCACCCGCGCGACGTGCACCGCCTCGGCGAACTGCTGCTGCGGCTGCGGGACAAGGGGAACACCGTGCTGGTCGTCGAGCACGATCCCGACGTCATCGCGCTGGCCGACCACGTCGTCGACATGGGCCCCGGTGCGGGCGCCGGCGGCGGCCGCGTGGTGTTCGAGGGGACGCCGGGCGAACTGGCCGCCTCGGGCACCCTGACCGGGCGGTGCCTGGGCCGCCGCACGGCGGTCAAGGACGTCGTGCGGGAGGCGACCGGCGAGCTGTGGGTGAAGGGCGCCGACCGGCACAACCTGCGCGACGTCACCGTGCGGTTCCCGGCCGGGGTGCTGACCGCGGTGACCGGGGTCGCCGGGTCCGGCAAGAGCACGCTGGTCGCCGAGTTCACCGCCGCCCACCCCGACGCGGTGGTCGTCGACCAGTCGTCCGTCGGGATCTCCGCGCGGTCCACCCCGGCGACGTACCTCGGGATCATGGACACGGTACGGAGGATCTTCGCCCGGGAGACGGGGCGGGACCCGGGGCTGTTCAGCTTCAACTCCGCCGGCGCCTGCGCGACCTGCGGGGGCCGGGGGATCATCCACACGGACCTCGCCTTCATGGACCCGGTGACCACGACCTGTCACGACTGCGAGGGCCGGCGCTTCAAGGAGGAGGTGCTGCGGCTGACGGCCGGCGGCCGCTCGATCGCCGACGTGCTGGGCATGACGGCCGGCGAGGCGCTGGACTTCTTCGACGACCCGGGCGTACGCCGCCGGCTGCGCGCCCTGCGGGACGTCGGCCTGACGTACCTCACCCTCGGACAGCCGCTGTCCACGCTGTCCGGCGGAGAGCGGCAGCGCATCAAGCTGGCCACCCGGCTGCACCGCACGGGCGTGGTGTACGTCCTGGACGAGCCGACCACCGGGCTGCACATGGCGGACGTGGACGGCCTGGTCGCCCTCCTGGACCGGCTCGTGGACGCGGGCAACACCGTCGTCGTGGTCGAGCACGCCCTGGACGTGATCGCCCGCGCCGACTGGGTGATCGACCTCGGCCCGGACGGCGGACGGGACGGCGGTCGGGTGATCTTCGAGGGGACGCCGGAGCAACTGCTGGCGGCCCGGGAGTCGTTCACCGGCGAGCACCTGCGGCGGGCGGTGCGGGGACGCTGA
- a CDS encoding ABC-F family ATP-binding cassette domain-containing protein — MSTSITCTSLAFTWPDGTPVFEGLDVSFGPGRTGLVGVNGSGKSTLLKLIAGELAPADGAVRVAGEVGYLPQNVTLDTALRVDEALGIAARRAALHAIEAGDASEQHFETVGDDWDVEERALATLGELGLGHIGLDRTVGEVSGGESVLLRLAALLLRRPDVLLLDEPTNNLDLYARKRLYAAVESRPGVMVVVSHDRELLELVDQIADLRSGEVTWYGGNFSAYEEALAVEQEAAERTVRAAEADFRKQKRELADAQVKLARRKRYGQKMWDSKREPKIVMGARKRAAQESAGKHRIMHEEKLAEARERLDEAVEAVRDDDEIRVDLPYTAVPPGRTVLTLQDLELAYGARVNGGFDLRGPERVALIGRNGAGKTTLLRTIAGELEPVSGGTTAHVPLRFLPQRLDVLDGELTVAQNVARFAPDATNNRVRARLARFLFRGARADQKAGTLSGGERFRAALAALMLAEPAPQLLMLDEPTNNLDMASVRQLTTALESYEGALIVASHDLPFLESIGITRWLLMEEGELKEITTEAVGYPA; from the coding sequence ATGTCAACATCCATCACCTGTACCTCCCTCGCCTTCACCTGGCCCGACGGCACCCCCGTCTTCGAGGGCCTCGACGTCTCCTTCGGACCCGGCCGGACCGGACTGGTCGGCGTCAACGGCTCCGGGAAGTCGACCCTGCTGAAGCTGATCGCCGGTGAGCTCGCACCGGCCGACGGCGCCGTCCGGGTGGCCGGCGAGGTGGGGTACCTGCCGCAGAACGTGACGCTGGACACCGCCCTGCGGGTCGACGAGGCGCTCGGCATCGCCGCACGGCGGGCCGCGCTGCACGCCATCGAGGCGGGCGACGCGTCCGAGCAGCACTTCGAGACCGTCGGCGACGACTGGGACGTCGAGGAGCGCGCCCTGGCCACGCTCGGCGAACTCGGCCTCGGGCACATCGGGCTGGACCGCACGGTCGGCGAGGTGTCGGGCGGCGAGTCGGTGCTGCTGCGGCTGGCCGCGCTGCTGCTGCGCCGTCCGGACGTGCTGCTGCTCGACGAGCCCACCAACAACCTCGACCTGTACGCCCGCAAGCGGCTGTACGCGGCCGTCGAGAGCCGGCCGGGGGTCATGGTCGTGGTGAGCCACGACCGCGAACTGCTGGAGCTGGTCGACCAGATCGCGGATCTGCGCTCGGGAGAGGTCACCTGGTACGGCGGCAACTTCTCGGCCTACGAGGAGGCCCTGGCCGTCGAGCAGGAGGCGGCCGAGCGCACGGTGCGGGCCGCCGAGGCGGACTTCCGCAAGCAGAAGCGCGAACTGGCCGACGCCCAGGTCAAGCTGGCCCGCCGCAAGCGGTACGGGCAGAAGATGTGGGACAGCAAGCGCGAGCCGAAGATCGTCATGGGGGCGCGCAAGCGCGCGGCGCAGGAGTCCGCGGGCAAGCACCGCATCATGCACGAGGAGAAGCTCGCCGAGGCCAGGGAGCGGCTCGACGAGGCGGTGGAGGCCGTACGGGACGACGACGAGATCCGCGTCGACCTGCCGTACACGGCCGTGCCGCCCGGGCGCACCGTGCTCACCCTCCAGGACCTGGAACTCGCGTACGGCGCCCGGGTGAACGGCGGCTTCGACCTGCGGGGACCGGAGCGGGTCGCGCTGATCGGGCGCAACGGCGCCGGCAAGACGACGCTGCTGCGCACGATCGCCGGGGAGCTGGAGCCGGTGTCGGGCGGGACGACGGCGCACGTCCCGCTGCGGTTCCTGCCGCAGCGGCTCGACGTCCTCGACGGCGAGCTGACGGTCGCGCAGAACGTGGCCCGGTTCGCCCCGGACGCCACCAACAACCGGGTCCGGGCACGGCTCGCCCGCTTCCTGTTCCGGGGCGCCCGGGCCGACCAGAAGGCGGGGACCCTGTCCGGCGGCGAGCGCTTCCGGGCCGCACTGGCCGCGCTGATGCTGGCGGAGCCGGCGCCGCAGCTGCTGATGCTGGACGAGCCGACCAACAACCTCGACATGGCGAGCGTCCGGCAGCTCACCACGGCGCTGGAGTCGTACGAGGGGGCGCTGATCGTGGCCAGCCACGACCTGCCGTTCCTGGAGTCGATCGGGATCACGCGGTGGCTGCTGATGGAGGAGGGAGAGCTGAAGGAAATCACGACAGAAGCTGTCGGGTATCCCGCCTAG
- a CDS encoding GPP34 family phosphoprotein: MRPARPEPDCSLSPPARLYLLAWDTARREVADPARLSPLVRAGALADLARRGLLIDDDGVTTPRDLDSRTGDAVLDGLLELVSESCPHSWRTWVTLRARHTLDAVREQLVAEGVLRAERRRVLGVFPTVEHVLDDVARVRHLQQEARRILDGPGPAEDVPETDAAVVALGASAGLSTLPPGRDRAGRRRRVEDLAERGGAATPALGRIVRELRTALTAAGPVPSLTAGG; encoded by the coding sequence GTGCGTCCCGCGCGCCCCGAGCCCGACTGCTCGCTCTCGCCGCCGGCCCGGCTCTACCTGCTGGCCTGGGACACCGCACGACGGGAGGTCGCCGACCCGGCCCGCCTGTCCCCTCTGGTGCGGGCCGGTGCCCTCGCCGACCTGGCCCGGCGCGGTCTGCTGATCGACGACGACGGCGTCACCACGCCGCGCGACCTGGACTCCCGCACCGGGGACGCGGTCCTCGACGGGCTCCTGGAACTCGTCAGCGAGTCCTGCCCGCACTCCTGGCGCACCTGGGTGACGCTGCGGGCCCGCCACACCCTCGACGCGGTCCGCGAGCAACTGGTGGCCGAGGGGGTGCTGCGGGCCGAGCGGCGGCGGGTCCTCGGCGTGTTCCCCACCGTGGAACACGTCCTGGACGACGTGGCCCGGGTGCGGCACCTGCAGCAGGAGGCGCGGCGGATCCTCGACGGCCCCGGGCCGGCCGAGGACGTCCCCGAGACGGACGCGGCGGTCGTCGCCCTGGGGGCCTCGGCGGGACTGAGCACCCTGCCGCCGGGCAGGGACCGGGCCGGCCGGCGACGGCGTGTCGAGGACCTGGCCGAGCGCGGCGGGGCCGCGACGCCCGCACTGGGCCGGATCGTCCGCGAACTGCGCACCGCGCTGACCGCCGCCGGGCCGGTGCCGTCGCTCACCGCCGGCGGATGA
- a CDS encoding isocitrate lyase/phosphoenolpyruvate mutase family protein → MTHPTTVLRDRALAFRSLHLPGRPLVLPNAWDPASARLVEDAGAAAVATTSAGLAWALGAADGERMDRERALAAVAGIAGAVGVPVTADIESGYAEDPEGVAGTVRAVLAAGAVGVNIEDALHGAGRGPLRPVAEQAERVAAARRAADAAGVPLFVNARVDTFLRGAGGVEQTLERAAAYRAAGADGIFVPGAVDPETVEELAAGIDGPLNVMAGPGAPPVADLAALGVARVSVGSGIAQAAHALVRRAARELLGAGTYGAMAGGLDYGTLNALMGDGS, encoded by the coding sequence ATGACGCACCCCACCACCGTCCTTCGTGACCGTGCCCTCGCCTTCCGTTCGCTGCACCTCCCCGGCCGTCCGCTGGTCCTGCCCAACGCCTGGGACCCCGCGAGCGCCCGGCTGGTCGAGGACGCGGGCGCCGCAGCCGTGGCGACCACCAGCGCCGGCCTCGCCTGGGCCCTCGGAGCGGCGGACGGGGAGCGGATGGACCGCGAGCGGGCCCTGGCGGCCGTCGCGGGGATCGCCGGCGCCGTCGGCGTGCCCGTCACCGCGGACATCGAGAGCGGTTACGCCGAGGACCCCGAGGGTGTCGCCGGCACCGTGCGCGCGGTGCTCGCGGCGGGCGCGGTCGGGGTGAACATCGAGGACGCCCTGCACGGCGCGGGGCGCGGACCGCTGCGCCCCGTCGCCGAGCAGGCCGAGCGCGTCGCCGCCGCCCGCCGGGCCGCCGACGCGGCGGGCGTGCCCCTGTTCGTCAACGCCCGTGTCGACACCTTCCTGCGCGGTGCCGGGGGAGTGGAGCAGACCCTGGAGCGCGCCGCCGCCTACCGCGCCGCGGGCGCCGACGGGATCTTCGTCCCCGGAGCCGTCGACCCGGAGACCGTCGAGGAACTCGCCGCCGGCATCGACGGGCCGCTGAACGTGATGGCCGGTCCCGGCGCACCGCCGGTCGCCGACCTCGCCGCCCTGGGCGTCGCGCGGGTCAGCGTCGGCTCCGGCATCGCCCAGGCCGCGCACGCCCTGGTCCGCCGCGCCGCACGGGAGCTGCTCGGCGCGGGGACGTACGGCGCGATGGCCGGGGGACTGGACTACGGCACGCTCAACGCGCTCATGGGCGACGGGAGTTAG
- a CDS encoding SsgA family sporulation/cell division regulator, which translates to MSTVIEQPVEARLVAAAPRMPSIPATLHYDRDDPFAVRMTFPAPATLEGVEVCWTFSRELLTAGLRGPEGHGDVRVRPYGYDRTVLEFHAPEGTAVVHVRSGEVRRFLQATSELVPAGLEHLQLDLDRDLAELMRDA; encoded by the coding sequence TTGTCCACCGTCATCGAGCAGCCCGTCGAGGCCCGTCTCGTCGCCGCCGCGCCGCGGATGCCGAGCATTCCCGCCACCCTGCACTACGACCGCGACGATCCGTTCGCCGTCCGCATGACCTTCCCCGCACCCGCCACCCTGGAGGGCGTGGAGGTCTGCTGGACGTTCTCCCGCGAGCTGCTCACCGCGGGGCTGCGGGGTCCCGAGGGCCACGGCGACGTACGGGTGCGGCCGTACGGCTACGACCGGACCGTGCTCGAGTTCCACGCCCCCGAGGGCACCGCCGTGGTGCACGTCCGCTCGGGTGAGGTGCGCCGGTTCCTCCAGGCCACGAGCGAGCTGGTGCCGGCCGGTCTGGAACACCTCCAGCTCGACCTGGACCGCGACCTGGCGGAGCTGATGCGCGACGCCTGA
- a CDS encoding oxidoreductase, translating into MRRWRSTRPTRRTRPTHRRATAAAVCAAALAALTTVPAQADAGGPAPGHRAPHWAPKDSGTPDVRFRGLAAVGRDTAWLAGTRGTVLRTTDGGESWRNVSPPGAGELQFRDVEAFDARRAVVLAIGEGEASRVYRTDDGGATWTESFRNADPRAFYDCLTFFDRRHGLAMSDPVDGRFRILSTRDGGRSWTVLPDTGMPPALEGEAGFAASGQCLVSSGPKDVWLATGGAARARVLHSTDRGHTWTVTGTPVPGGDPARGVFALAFRDRAHGLAVGGDFRPDRASPHAAARTFDGGRGWRPATTSPPAYRSGVAWLPHSRTAALAVGPTGTDLTTDAGRTWRTVDTGSYDTVDCAPDRGCWAAGEKGRVARLEY; encoded by the coding sequence ATGAGGCGCTGGAGGAGCACGCGACCGACGAGACGGACGAGACCGACGCACCGCCGGGCGACCGCCGCGGCCGTGTGCGCGGCGGCACTGGCCGCCCTGACGACCGTACCGGCGCAGGCGGACGCCGGGGGGCCCGCGCCGGGGCACCGGGCACCGCACTGGGCGCCGAAGGACAGCGGCACCCCGGACGTGCGGTTCCGCGGTCTGGCCGCGGTCGGCCGCGACACGGCCTGGCTCGCGGGGACGCGGGGCACCGTCCTGCGCACCACCGACGGCGGGGAGAGCTGGCGGAACGTCTCGCCGCCGGGCGCCGGGGAGTTGCAGTTCCGCGACGTCGAGGCGTTCGACGCGCGGCGGGCCGTGGTGCTGGCCATCGGCGAGGGCGAGGCGTCGCGGGTCTACCGCACCGACGACGGCGGGGCGACCTGGACGGAGTCCTTCCGCAACGCCGATCCCCGCGCCTTCTACGACTGCCTCACCTTCTTCGACCGCCGCCACGGCCTCGCGATGAGCGACCCGGTGGACGGGAGGTTCCGCATCCTGTCGACCCGCGACGGCGGCCGCTCCTGGACGGTGCTGCCCGACACCGGGATGCCGCCCGCGCTGGAGGGCGAGGCCGGCTTCGCGGCGAGCGGCCAGTGCCTGGTCTCCTCGGGACCGAAGGACGTCTGGCTGGCCACCGGCGGAGCGGCACGCGCGCGCGTGCTGCACTCCACCGACCGGGGGCACACCTGGACGGTCACCGGCACCCCGGTCCCCGGGGGCGATCCGGCGCGCGGGGTCTTCGCCCTCGCCTTCCGCGACCGCGCCCACGGCCTCGCCGTCGGCGGCGACTTCCGCCCCGACCGGGCCTCGCCGCACGCCGCCGCCCGCACCTTTGACGGCGGCCGCGGCTGGCGCCCGGCCACCACCTCCCCGCCCGCCTACCGCTCCGGCGTCGCCTGGCTCCCGCACAGCCGCACCGCCGCCCTCGCGGTCGGCCCCACCGGCACCGACCTGACGACCGACGCCGGCCGCACCTGGCGGACGGTCGACACCGGCTCGTACGACACCGTGGACTGCGCACCCGACCGCGGCTGCTGGGCCGCGGGGGAGAAGGGGAGGGTCGCCCGTCTGGAGTACTGA
- a CDS encoding plasmid stabilization protein yields MPRGSSPKRERQYEHIKESAQDRGESAGRAKEIAARTVNKERARSGESKSASRTSTQDMSSGRRGGQRSGKGSQGPTYDQLYEEAKRRGVEGRSSMNKSQLQRALGK; encoded by the coding sequence ATGCCACGCGGTTCCAGTCCCAAACGGGAGCGTCAGTACGAGCACATCAAGGAGAGCGCGCAGGACCGGGGCGAGAGCGCGGGACGCGCCAAGGAGATCGCCGCGCGGACGGTGAACAAGGAGCGTGCCCGGTCCGGCGAGTCCAAGAGCGCGAGCCGCACCTCGACCCAGGACATGTCGTCCGGCCGGCGGGGCGGGCAGCGGTCCGGCAAGGGCTCCCAGGGGCCCACCTACGACCAGCTGTACGAGGAGGCCAAGCGCCGTGGCGTCGAAGGCCGTTCGAGCATGAACAAGAGCCAGCTCCAGCGGGCGCTCGGCAAGTGA
- a CDS encoding endonuclease V → MTTVRIPADWPVTEEQARAVQDALRARVVLDEPGPPPGTGHVTGVDVAYDDERDVVAAAAVVLDAESLDVVAEATAVGRISFPYVPGLLAFRELPTVLAVLDALPRPPGLVVCDGYGLAHPRRFGLASHLGVLTGLPTIGVAKNPFTFTHDDPDTPRGSTAPLLDGREEVGRALRTREAVKPVFVSVGHRVSLDNACAHTLALTPAYRLPETTRRADALCRRALRGTAPA, encoded by the coding sequence ATGACGACCGTACGCATACCGGCCGACTGGCCCGTAACCGAGGAACAGGCCCGCGCCGTCCAGGACGCGCTCCGCGCGCGGGTGGTGCTCGACGAGCCGGGCCCGCCGCCCGGGACGGGCCACGTCACCGGGGTCGACGTGGCGTACGACGACGAGCGGGACGTCGTCGCCGCGGCGGCCGTCGTCCTGGACGCGGAGAGCCTGGACGTCGTCGCCGAGGCCACGGCCGTCGGACGGATCTCCTTCCCGTACGTGCCCGGGCTGCTCGCCTTCCGCGAGCTCCCCACCGTCCTCGCCGTCCTCGACGCCCTGCCCCGCCCGCCCGGCCTGGTCGTCTGCGACGGCTACGGTCTCGCGCACCCCCGCCGCTTCGGCCTCGCCAGTCACCTCGGCGTCCTCACCGGCCTGCCGACGATCGGCGTCGCCAAGAACCCCTTCACCTTCACCCACGACGACCCGGACACCCCGCGCGGCAGCACGGCGCCGCTGCTCGACGGCCGCGAGGAGGTCGGCCGCGCCCTGCGCACCAGGGAGGCCGTCAAGCCGGTCTTCGTCTCGGTCGGCCACCGCGTGAGCCTGGACAACGCCTGCGCCCACACGCTCGCGCTGACCCCCGCCTACCGTCTCCCGGAGACCACCCGCAGGGCGGACGCCCTGTGCCGCAGGGCGCTGCGCGGGACGGCCCCGGCCTAG
- a CDS encoding saccharopine dehydrogenase NADP-binding domain-containing protein yields the protein MSRLNGTDRPYDIVLFGATGFVGALTAEYLAAHAPAGLRWAVAGRSAGKLERLRERLPGGEQVGQLRADASDPASLRELAEHARVVATTVGPYVEYGEELVAACADTGTDYVDLTGEPEFVDLVYVRHDARARETGARLVHACGFDSVPHDLGAYFTVRQLPEGVPLTVDGFVTADAAFSGGTFASALGQFARPRRLRAAARDRRRHEPRLVGRRVSTPSGAPRYAPEVGAWALPLPTVDAQIVRRSARVLDRYGPDFRYRHYAAVRRLPVAIGGVAAVGALVAAAQLPPVRRGLSGRLRPGDGPSPEKRARSWFTVRFVGEGGGRRVYTEVSGGDPGYDETAKMLAEGALCLALDDLPRTSGQVTTAVAMGDALVERLQTAGIRFRVAATR from the coding sequence ATGAGCAGGCTGAACGGGACGGACCGTCCGTACGACATCGTGCTCTTCGGAGCCACCGGCTTCGTCGGGGCGCTCACCGCGGAGTACCTCGCCGCCCACGCGCCCGCCGGGCTGCGCTGGGCGGTCGCGGGCCGCAGCGCGGGGAAGCTGGAGCGGCTGCGCGAGCGGCTGCCCGGGGGCGAGCAGGTCGGTCAGCTGCGGGCGGACGCGTCCGACCCGGCCTCGCTGCGCGAGCTCGCCGAGCACGCGCGCGTGGTGGCCACGACGGTGGGCCCCTACGTGGAGTACGGCGAGGAACTCGTCGCCGCCTGCGCGGACACCGGCACGGACTACGTCGACCTCACGGGTGAGCCCGAGTTCGTGGACCTGGTGTACGTCCGCCACGACGCACGCGCGCGGGAGACCGGCGCGCGGCTGGTGCACGCCTGCGGCTTCGACTCGGTGCCGCACGACCTGGGCGCCTACTTCACCGTGCGGCAGCTGCCCGAGGGGGTGCCGCTGACCGTGGACGGCTTCGTGACCGCCGACGCGGCCTTCTCCGGCGGGACGTTCGCCTCGGCGCTGGGCCAGTTCGCCCGGCCCCGCCGGCTGCGTGCGGCGGCCCGGGACCGCCGGCGCCACGAGCCGCGGCTGGTGGGCCGCCGGGTCTCGACACCGTCGGGCGCGCCGCGCTACGCCCCGGAGGTGGGCGCCTGGGCCCTGCCGCTGCCGACCGTCGACGCGCAGATCGTGCGCCGCTCGGCGAGGGTGCTCGACCGGTACGGCCCCGACTTCCGCTACCGGCACTACGCGGCCGTCCGCCGCCTTCCCGTGGCGATCGGCGGGGTCGCGGCCGTGGGCGCGCTGGTGGCGGCGGCCCAACTGCCTCCCGTGCGGCGCGGGCTCTCCGGCCGGCTCAGGCCCGGTGACGGGCCGAGCCCCGAGAAGCGCGCCCGGAGCTGGTTCACCGTCCGCTTCGTGGGCGAGGGCGGCGGACGGCGGGTGTACACGGAGGTCTCGGGCGGTGACCCCGGCTACGACGAGACGGCGAAGATGCTCGCCGAGGGGGCGCTCTGCCTGGCCCTCGACGACCTCCCGCGGACGTCCGGACAGGTCACCACGGCGGTGGCGATGGGCGACGCGCTGGTCGAGCGGCTGCAGACCGCGGGGATCCGCTTCCGCGTCGCCGCGACCCGCTGA
- a CDS encoding CaiB/BaiF CoA-transferase family protein, whose amino-acid sequence MAEAKAPGHGPLTGVRVVELAGIGPGPFAAMLLADLGADVVRVDRPGGPGLGIEAAYDVTNRNKRSVIVDLKAPDGAARVLDLAERADVLVEGYRPGVAERLGVGPEDCHARNPRLVYGRMTGWGQQGPLADRAGHDIAYLALTGTLGMIGDPDRPPAVPANLLGDYAGGSLYLVVGVLAALHHARATGTGQVVDAAIVDGAAHLSAMIHGMLAAGGWQDRRGANLLDGGCPYYGTYETADGRHMAVGALEPRFYAEFLRLLGVEDQAGAHTDVTRWAELREQVAARFKSRTRDEWTAVFEGSDACVAPVLSLREAPHHPHLAARSTFTDHGGITQPAPAPRFSATPATVRTGPARPGADTAGVARDWDVPRLLSSPPNPQ is encoded by the coding sequence ATGGCGGAGGCGAAGGCACCGGGACACGGCCCGCTCACCGGCGTGCGCGTGGTCGAGCTGGCCGGCATCGGGCCCGGCCCGTTCGCCGCCATGCTCCTCGCGGACCTGGGCGCCGACGTCGTCCGCGTGGACCGCCCCGGGGGCCCGGGACTCGGCATCGAGGCGGCGTACGACGTCACCAACCGCAACAAGCGCTCCGTGATCGTCGACCTGAAGGCGCCCGACGGCGCCGCCCGCGTCCTCGACCTGGCCGAACGCGCCGACGTCCTCGTCGAGGGCTACCGCCCCGGCGTCGCCGAGCGCCTCGGCGTCGGCCCCGAGGACTGCCACGCCCGCAACCCGCGCCTGGTCTACGGCCGGATGACCGGCTGGGGCCAGCAGGGCCCCCTCGCCGACCGCGCGGGGCACGACATCGCCTACCTCGCCCTCACCGGCACCCTCGGCATGATCGGCGACCCGGACCGGCCCCCGGCCGTCCCGGCCAACCTCCTCGGCGACTACGCGGGCGGCTCCCTCTACCTCGTCGTCGGCGTCCTCGCCGCCCTGCACCACGCGCGCGCCACCGGCACCGGTCAGGTCGTCGACGCCGCCATCGTGGACGGCGCCGCCCACCTCTCCGCGATGATCCACGGCATGCTCGCCGCCGGCGGCTGGCAGGACCGGCGCGGCGCCAACCTCCTCGACGGCGGCTGCCCGTACTACGGGACGTACGAGACGGCCGACGGCCGGCACATGGCGGTGGGCGCGCTGGAACCGCGGTTCTACGCCGAGTTCCTGCGCCTGCTCGGCGTCGAGGACCAGGCCGGCGCCCACACCGACGTCACCCGGTGGGCGGAACTGCGCGAACAGGTCGCCGCCCGCTTCAAGTCCCGCACCCGCGACGAGTGGACGGCCGTGTTCGAGGGCTCCGACGCGTGCGTGGCGCCCGTGCTGTCCCTGCGCGAGGCCCCGCACCACCCGCACCTGGCCGCCCGCTCCACCTTCACCGACCACGGCGGCATCACCCAGCCCGCACCGGCCCCGCGGTTCTCCGCGACCCCCGCCACCGTCCGCACCGGGCCCGCCCGGCCGGGCGCCGACACCGCCGGCGTGGCCCGCGACTGGGACGTGCCCCGACTGCTGTCCTCGCCCCCGAACCCCCAGTGA